The Oncorhynchus keta strain PuntledgeMale-10-30-2019 chromosome 28, Oket_V2, whole genome shotgun sequence DNA segment atatatggaatagggtttcatttgggactcCACTTTCCACTTGCTGCACTTTAATCATCTAATGTTGTGCTTCTGAACGAAGCCCCTTGGCCTACCCAGGGATACTTCCTGAACCACCGGTTCAAATCATTTGTTTGGGAGCATTACCAATAACTGATGCCAAGGGAGATGCGAGCTTCGCTTTATCTGCTTTGCTtagtcttggccaggtctcagttgtaaatgagaacttgttctcaactggctgacctggttaaagaaaggtgaaataaattagtGAGGACATTCGgggacaaacatacacacacacacacacacacacctctatataTTTCTTAGTAAACAGCAACCCCTATTAGACCATTGGacgtgtcccaaacggcaccctactccctatgggcccaggtcaacagtagtgccactatatagggaatagggtgcaaccTGGACCAAGCTCTACACGGGTTCCCACACACGCCACTCGTTATGCGGTGACAACATGCAAAGCATTTCCCCTCTAGGGttcagagagggaaagggaagccTTGTCACGCACACAGAGCTGGGGGAGGAGACCCGCAGAGCTGGGGGAGGAGACCCGCAGAGCTGGGGGAGGAGACCCGCAGAGCTGGGGGAGGAGACCCGCAGAGCTGGGGGAGGAGACCCGCAGAGCTGGGGGAGGAGACCCGCAGAGCTGGGGGAGGGGGGGCGCCAGGCAGGGGGATGCCTGCAGCGTTGTGTAATATCCAGAGCATGTGAGCAGTAGAAAAACTACCCCtgggctaaagtagtgcactttgaagggaatagggtgccatttgggatatagTAGAATTGGGAGAGAGAGGCACAGCATGGATACACAGACGGTATGAATGAGTGTAGTTGCTCTGCTGGGGAATGAGGAAGTGGAGAGTGTTAGAGGAGGACGCTTCTAGAGGATACggctgtgtggggtgggggggggcactTCTAGAGGATACggctgtgtggggtgggggggaagGTTCTAGAGGATACGGCTGTGTGGGGGGACGCTTCTAGAGGATATGGCTGTGTGTGAGGGGGGATGCTTCTATAGGATACAGCTGTGTCGGGGGGGCTTCTAGGGGGCTGTGTCGGTGGGGGGCTTAGAGGATACGGCTGTGTCGGGGGGCTTCTAGAGGATACGGCTGTGGGTGTCGAAGGGGGAGGATGCTATGCCTGGCTGGGGTATTGAGCCACAGGGCAGAGGACACATCCAGAGAACATGCTGTGGTGTCGTCTGGTCACTGGTTTTAGTCTCATGCCTGAGAGAGAGTTCAACTGGGGCTGCTGGGATTGACAGTCCACTGCAGCGACACAAAAATCATTCTATTCCCTACATtgttgcactacttttgaccagagcctcatTGGTCTGTCTGAGAGTAACTCTGTCCTGTTCTCCTTTTCAGGGCCATGTTTATGAGTGGTCTGTCTGAGAGTAAACAGAGTCATGTTCACCTGAGGAACGTGAACCCAGCCACCCTGCAGATGATCATCACATATGCCTATACAGGCAACCTGGCTGTTAACGACAACACCGTGGAGCCCCTTTATGAGACGGCATGTTTCCTCCAGGTAGGACACTTGTATGTGTACTCTAGTATGTGTACTATGTAGGAACCTAGTCTGAGCCATGAAGGAGACTAGGCATCTCCCCCCCcctactaccactatcagattaggggGGGGCAATGCATCTTAGtgcaatgaccatcgttatgtttggaggaaaaagggggagacttgcaagctgaagaacaccatcccaaatgtgaagcacagggggtggcagcatcatgttgtgggggtgctttgctgcaggaggaactggtgcacttcacaatatagatggcgtcatgtgggaggaaaattatgtcgattatattgaagcaacagctcaagacatcagtcaggaagttaaatcttggtcgcaactgggtcttccaaatggacaatgtccccaagcatacttccaaagttgtggcaaaaaaaagtaaataaatcattctctctactattctgacatttccatttttttcaaataaagtggtgatcctaactgacctaaacaaGTAATTTGATTTAGGAATAAAAGTCAGGCATTGTCAAATattatacaccttagccaaattaactatgtaaacttccgacttcaactgtctctCACACCACTTTGATTTCACCCACATCTGAAAAATATGTTTTCTCTGGCGTCATCTTCTCCCCTAGTACCTTACGTCCCTAGTACCTTACGTCCCTAGTACCTTACGTCCCTAGTACCTTACGTCCCTAGTACCTTACGTCCCTAGTACCTTACGTCCCTAGTACCTTACGCCCCTAGTACCTTACGCCCCTAGTACCTTACGCCCCTAGTACCTTACGCCCCTAGTCCCTTACGCCCCTAGTCCCTTACGTCCGCCCCTAGTCCCTTACGTCCCCTAGTCCCTTACGTCCGTCCCTAGTACCTTACGTCCGTCCCTAGTACCTTACGTCCGTCCCTAGTACCTTACGTCCGTCCCTAGTACCTTACGTCCGTCCCTAGTACCTTACGTCCGTCCCTAGTACCTTACGTCCGTCCCTAGTACCTTACGTCCGTCCCTAGTACCTTACGTCCGTCCCTAGTACCTTACGTCCGTCCCTAGTACCTTACGTCCGTCCCTAGTACCTTACGTCCGTCCCTAGTACCTTACGCCCCTAGTCCCTAGTACCTTACGTTCCTAGTACCTTACGTTCCTAGTCCCTAGTACCTTACATTCCTAGTACCTTACGTCCCTAGTCCCTAGTCCCTTACGTTCCTAGTACCTTACGCCCTATTACCTTACGTTCCTAGTCCCTAGTACCTTACGTTCCTAGTCCCTAGTCCCTTACGCCCCTAGTCCCTTACGCACCTAGTCCCTTACGCACCTAGTCCCTTACGCACCTAGTCCCTTACGCACCTAGTACCTTACGTCCGTCCCTAGTACCTTACGCCCTAGTACCTTACGTCCGTCCCTAGTACCTTACGCCCCTAGTACCTTACGTCCGTCCCTAGTACCTTACGTCCGTCCCCTAGTACCTTACGTCCGTCCCTAGTACCTTACGTCCGTCCCTAGTACTAGTACCTTACGTCCGTCCCTAGTACCTTACGTCCGTCCCTAGTACCTTACGTCCGTCCCTAGTACCTTACGTCCGTCCCTAGTACCTTACGTCCGTCCCTAGTACCTTACGTCCGTCCCTAGTACCTTACGTCCGTCCCTAGTACCTTACGTTCCTAGTCCCTAGTACCTTACGTTCCTAGTACCTTACGCCCCTAGTACCTTACGTTCCTAGTCCCTAGTACCTTACGTTCCTAGTACCTTACGCCCCTAGTACCTTACGTTCCTAGTCCCTAGTACCTTACGTTCCTAGTACCTTACGCCCCTAGTACCTTACGTTCCTAGTCCCTAGTACCTTACGTTCCTAGTCCCTAGTCCCTTACGCCCCTAGTCCCTTACGCCCCTAGTCCCTTACGTCCCTAGTCCCTTACGCCCCTAGTCCCTTACGCCCCTAGTCCCTTACGCCCCTAGTCCCTTACGCACCTAGTCCCTTACGCACCTAGTCCCTTACGTACGCACCTAGTCCCTTACGTACGCACCTAGTCCCTTACGTCCGTCCCTAGTACCTTACGTCCGTCCCTAGTACCTTACGTCCGTCCCTAGTACCTTACGTCCGTCCCTAGTACCTTACGTCCGTCCCTAGTACCTTACGTCCGTCCCTAGTACCTTACGTCCGTCCCTAGTACCTTACGTCCGTCCCTAGTACCTTACGTCCGTCCCTAGTACCTTACGTACGTCCCTAGTACCTTACGTACGTCCCTAGTACCTTACGCCCCTAGTACCTTCCTAGTCGTTCCTAGTCCCTAGTCCCTTACGCCCCTAGTCCCTTACGCCCCGTCCCTAGTCCCTAGTCCCTTACGCCCCTAGTCCCTTACGCCCCTAGTCCCTTACGCCCCTAGTCCCTTACGCCCCTAGTCCCTTACGCCCCTAGTACCTAGTACCTTACATCCCTAGTCCCTAGTACCTTACATCCCTAGTCCCTAGTACCTTACTCATGACTTCATCACTGACCGTCTGATTTCTGATCAGTGGAGCATTAATGAATGATGATTATGTATAGGAATAATGGACGATGATTGTGATTTATTCTTACTAACATAATCACAATGTTGGTGTCCTGGTAGTTTTTAATCtctaatatttttttataaaaaaacaaaacattttttaacaAATGCTCTCATCCAGTGACCTCATTCAACTAAGGTTAGTATTAatctccccccccacacacacaggtagaggaCGTGCTACTGCAGTGCAGGGACTACCTTGTGAAGAAGATCCACGCAGACAACTGTGTCCGGATGCTGAGCATCGGGGACCTGTTCTCCTGTGTGGAGCTGAAGCAGAGCGCCAAGCGCATGGTGGAACACAAGTTCTCCGTGGTCTACCGTCAGGAGGCCTTCCTACAGCTGTCCCACGAGCTGCTGGTCGACGTACTGAGCTCAGACAACCTCAACGTGGAAAAGGTGGctgcctttttttatttttatatacttTGTCTGTATGTGTATTTTCTACAGACTATCATCGGTAAAGCGTGGGTCTGTTCCAGCAAACAGGATCAATGACTTGGCCAGCTATCTGTCCAAAAATGGCTTGAAATAAACTTCAACATTTTGAAATTGGCATGGTATAATTGGCTTGACAACAACACCCAATAGTTAGCCACATATATAAGCTAACTTAAAGGAATACTTTGAGATTCTGGCAATGAGGGCCTGTATCTAGTTCCCGAGAGTCAGATGCActtgtctctgtgtccagtatgaagaaaGCTAAAGGTAGTTTGGTGAGCCAATACTAACAATCATTAGCGTAATGCTAGCAGATAcagagacttccagtcattgcgctaacgcccGTTAGCAATTGAGCTAGTTAGCAACCTCTTTCAAACTGCTCTGAAATGTAAAAATGGTATGTATGAGTTCATCTAATCCTAAATCCTAAAGTATCCCTTTTTATAGTCCTGCTTTCTGGAATACCCCCAAATTACTGCCCATGGGATGATAaacattctctcctcttcttctctcaggAGGAGACGGTGAGAGAGGCGGCCATGCTGTGGCTGGAGTACAACATGCAGTCCAGGTCCCAGTACCTCTCCTCGGTGCTCAGCCAGATCCGCATCGACGCTCTGTCTGAGGTGACGCAGCGCGCCTGGTTCCAGGGCCTACCTCCTAACGACAAGTCTGTTGTAGTGCAGGGCCTGTACAAGTCCATGCCTAAGTTCTTCAAACCCCGCCTGGGGATGACCAAGGAGGAGATGCTCATCTTCATGGAGGCGACGTCGGAGTCGCCAGCTGACATGGGTCCAGTCATGACTGGCCCCAACCACACGGTAGTGTGTTACAGCCCGCAGGCTGAGAAGGTCTACAAGCTCAGCAACCCACCCGGCGACCTTCAGAAGGCGGGAACGCTCGTCACCCCCGACAACGACGTGTTCATCGCCGGCGGGCAGATCCCTCTGAAGAACTCAATCGCCAACCACAGGAAGAGTGGCAGCAAGATGCAGGCGGTGTTCCGATCGGTGGACAGCTTCTTTTGGTTCGACGCCCAGCAGAACACCTGGTTGCCCAGGACGCCCATGACGTGTGCCCGCATCAAGCCCTCTCTGGTCTACTGCGAGGGTTACATCTACGCCATCGGAGGGGACAACGTGGGCGGGGAGCTGAATAAACGTACCGTAGAACGCTACGACTGTGAGAAAGACGAGTGGGCCATGACGTCTCCTCTCCCGTGCGCCTGGAACTGGACCACGTCCGTAGCGGCACGCGGCTGTGTCTACGTGATGACCCACGACCTCATGTACTGCTACTTCCCCCGCGCTGACACCTGGGTAGAGATGGCCACGAGGAAGACCAGTCGCTGCTTTGCCTCCGTCGCCGCCTTAGGTGACCTCATCTTCTATGTCGGCGGGCTCCACGTGGTCAGCAACTCGGGTGTCCGCATGCCTACCAGCACCATCGACGGCTcctctgtcaccatggagatctACGACGTCAGCAAGAACGAGTGGCGCCTGGCCGCCGACATCCCTGCCAAGCGTTACTCGGACCCGTGCGTGCGGGCTGTGGTCCTCCCGGGTTCTCTCTGCATCTTCATGCGCGAGACTCACATGAACGAGCGCGCCAAGTACGCCATCTACCAGTACGACCTGGAGCTGGACCGCTGGTTCCTGAGGCAGCCCGTGTCTGAGCGGGTACTATGGGACCTGGGGAAGGACTTCCGCTGCTCTGTGGGGAAGCTGTACCCATCCTGTCTGGAGGAGTCCCCATGGAAACCACCCACCTACCTGTTCTCCCCCGACGGGGCCGAGGAGTTTCAGGTGGACGGGGAGATGGTGTCGCTCCCTCACATATAACTCTTGCCCTTTCACCTCTGGCCGTGTTGGAGGGGTGGCCCTGAAGGCTTGTGGATGGGGGGGGTTGGAGGAGTAGATTACCACAGTACTGAGGCACTAAGTGTGTTGATATCTGGATCAGAGGCATCTGACAATTACTAGACTTGCTGCATTTTAAAGTCTGTTCTGCTTGACTGGCTGTAGCTGACAAACAAACAGTACTAAACAGTCAGACGTTGAAAATGTAGGAGAGAAACGAAAAATAATAACGATTCCCCTCCAAAATACCAGGATTTGAacttcattttttgttgttgttgccagtTCCGACTTTATTATCACAAGTCAACTGATATGTGGTGGTAATGATGCACTTACAGCTGAAAGTCCAAGTACCaaaccctcccccctcccccaaactccatctctctttatcaaCACTGTTTTCAATCCACGCGTCTTTCCCAGGGACACCtggcttgtgtcccaaatgaatCCCTATTCCCTGTGTGGAGGGCACTACTTTTTGATGAGAGCTCTATAGGCTTCTTGCCAAAAAATAAGTGTTTTTTTGTATAGAATTTGGTATTGGAACATCCAAGGGGACAGGGCGGAGGTCTGAGGTGTCGCAGTGGGAACGGAGAGGGTTCTGGGTGGTTGACTGCAGGTCCTGTCACTGgtccatctcttcacctctcggtcccagacacccacacacaagcACCAGTCTCTCCCCTGGTACACTTACCGCCCCTCTAGCCTGTCTCCTAGGTTGTGCGTCCACAATGGCTTCCCTATTCTCTACAGAGTGAACTACTTTTTgttcagggcccatagggcaacCGTACGAGTGTTGAGCtcgcccatagggctctggtcaaaagtagggcactctATAGGGAGCCATTGTGGACGATTACTTTAGTCAATCTTTCTGGACACAGGTCTTCCTCACAGCCAGCTGGAAGTTTACAGAACAGCGCCAACACTAGCTGACCTCCGTCTCAGCATAGTGATAGGAGGATTTATGCCGGCTCTCtagtttttttaaatttttatatgTGGGTCTTCGCAACCACACACCTGCTTCACTCTCTCTCAGTACTCTCATCAACACACCACCTGCTTCACTCTCTCAGTACTATCATCAACACACCACCTGCTTCACTCTCTCAGTACTCTCATCAACACATCACCTGCTTCACTCTCTCAGTACTCTCATCAACACACCACCTGCTTCACTCTCTCAGTACTATCATCAACACATCACCTGCTTCACTCTCTCAGTACTCTCATCAACACACCACCTGCTTCACTCTCTCAGTATCATCAACACATCACCTGCTTCACTCTCTCAGTACTATCATCAACACATCACCTGCTTCACTCTCTCAGTACTATCATCAACACACCACCTGCTTCACTCTCTCAGTACTCTCATCAACACATCACCTGCTTCACTCTCTCAGTACTCTCATCAACACATCACCTGCTTCACTCTCTCATCATCAACACACCACCTGCTTCACTCTCTCAGTACTCTCATCAACACATCACCTGCTTCACTCTCTCAGTACTATCATCACACCACCTGCTTCACTCTCTCAGTACTATCATCACACCACCTGCTTCACTCTCTCAGCACTATCATCAACACACCACCTGCTTCACTCTCTCAGTACTATCATCAACACACCACCTGCTTCACTCTCTCAGTACTATCATCAACACACCACCTGCTTCACTCTCTCAGTACTCTCATCAACACAccacctgcttctctctctctcagcactatCATCACACCACCTGCTTCACTCTCTCAGTACTATCATCACACCTCCTGCTTCACTCTCTCAGTACTATCATCACACCACCTGCTTCACTCTCTCAGCACTATCATCAACACACCACCTGCTTCACTCTCTCAGTACTCTCATCAACACATCACCTGCTTCACTTCTCTCAGCACtatcatcacaccacctctctcaGTACTCTCATCAACACATCACCTGCTTCACTCTCTCAGCACTATCAACACACCACCTGCTTCACTCTCTCAGTACTCTCAACACACCACCTGCTTCACTCTCTCAGTACTATCATCAACACATCACCTGCTTCACTCTCTCAGTACTCTCATCAACACATCACCTGCTTCACTCTCTCAGCACTATCATCAACACACCACCTGCTTCACTCTCTCTCAGTACTCTCAACACACCACCTGCTTCACTCTCTCAGTACTCTCATCAACACACCACCTGCTTCACTCTCTCAGTACTATCATCAACACACCACCTGCTTCACTCTCTCAGTACTCTCATCAACACATCACCTGCTTCACTCTCTCAGCACTATCATCACACCACCTGCTTCACTCTCTCAGTACTCTCATCAACACATCACCTGCTTCACTCTCTCAGTCAGCACTCACACCATCTATCATCAACACACCACCTGCTTCACTCTCTCAGTACTATCATCAAACACCACCTGCTTCACACCTGCTTCACCTGCTTCACACTCTCAATACTCTCATCAACACACCACCTGCTTCACTCTCTCAGCACTATCATCAACACACCACCTGCTTCACTCTCTCAGCACTATCATCAACACACCACCTGCTTCACTCTCTCAGTGCTATCATCAACACACCACCTGCTTCAGTCCTCTCTCAGCTTCACTCTCTCAGTCTATCAACACACCACCTGCTTCACTCTCTCAGTGCTATCATCAACACACCACCTGCTTCACTCTCTCAGTACTCTCATCAACACACCGCCTGCTTCACTCTCTCTCAGTACTCTCATCAACACACCACCTGCTTCACTCGCTCTCAGTACTATCATCAACACACCACCTGCTTCACTCTCTCAGCACTATCATCAACACACCACCTGCTTCACTCTCTCAGTGCTATCATCAACACACCACCTGCTTCACTCTCTCAGTCCTCTCATCAACACACCACCTGCTTCACTCTCTCAGTACTATCAACACACCACCTGCTTCACTCTCTCAGTGCTATCATCAACACACCACCTGCTTCACTCTCTCAGTACTCTCATCAACACACCGCCTGCTTCACTCTCTCTCAGTACTCTCATCAACACACCACCTGCTTCACTCGCTCTCAGTACTATCATCAACACACCACCTGCTTCACTCTCTCAGCACTATCATCAACACACCACCTGCTTCACTCTCTCAGTACTCTC contains these protein-coding regions:
- the LOC118375599 gene encoding kelch repeat and BTB domain-containing protein 2-like; the encoded protein is MSDHNERRPVNTDYAVSLLEQLKLFYEQKLLTDVVLLVEGNEFPCHKMVLATCSSYFRAMFMSGLSESKQSHVHLRNVNPATLQMIITYAYTGNLAVNDNTVEPLYETACFLQVEDVLLQCRDYLVKKIHADNCVRMLSIGDLFSCVELKQSAKRMVEHKFSVVYRQEAFLQLSHELLVDVLSSDNLNVEKEETVREAAMLWLEYNMQSRSQYLSSVLSQIRIDALSEVTQRAWFQGLPPNDKSVVVQGLYKSMPKFFKPRLGMTKEEMLIFMEATSESPADMGPVMTGPNHTVVCYSPQAEKVYKLSNPPGDLQKAGTLVTPDNDVFIAGGQIPLKNSIANHRKSGSKMQAVFRSVDSFFWFDAQQNTWLPRTPMTCARIKPSLVYCEGYIYAIGGDNVGGELNKRTVERYDCEKDEWAMTSPLPCAWNWTTSVAARGCVYVMTHDLMYCYFPRADTWVEMATRKTSRCFASVAALGDLIFYVGGLHVVSNSGVRMPTSTIDGSSVTMEIYDVSKNEWRLAADIPAKRYSDPCVRAVVLPGSLCIFMRETHMNERAKYAIYQYDLELDRWFLRQPVSERVLWDLGKDFRCSVGKLYPSCLEESPWKPPTYLFSPDGAEEFQVDGEMVSLPHI
- the LOC127912922 gene encoding uncharacterized protein LOC127912922, with amino-acid sequence MWVFATTHLLHSLSVLSSTHHLLHSLSTIINTPPASLSQYSHQHITCFTLSVLSSTHHLLHSLSTIINTSPASLSQYSHQHTTCFTLSVSSTHHLLHSLSTIINTSPASLSQYYHQHTTCFTLSVLSSTHHLLHSLSTLINTSPASLSHHQHTTCFTLSVLSSTHHLLHSLSTIITPPASLSQYYHHTTCFTLSVLSSTHHLLHSLSTIITPPASLSQYSHQHITCFTLSALSSHHLLHSLSTLINTSPASLSQSSHQHTTCFTLSVLSTHHLLHSLSAIINTPPASLSQYSHQHTACFTLSQYSHQHTTCFTRSQYYHQHTTCFTLSALSSTHHLLHSLSTLNTPPPSLYQQL